ATTAAAGCGGTTGCGCGAGCAGACGCAGAATCGCATCAAAATCTGTGATTTTGGGCGATTCTGCGTCTGCTCGCGCCCACTAGATTGGTGCGAATAGTGGTGCGCCGCCACTGCCCTTCTCGGCTCGGATCTCGACCGGCATCCCACAGGCCACTGAATCAGGTTCGCAGTCAATGATATTGGCAGCCACCCGCAGCCCGCCTTGTTCACTGAGTTCGACGATGGCGATCACATAGGGTGTCGGGACGTCGGGGTGGTATGGGTGGTAGTTGACCGTGTAGGTGAACACCGTGCCGTGTCCGGACACCCGCCGTGCCACCAGCGGGC
The nucleotide sequence above comes from Mycobacterium decipiens. Encoded proteins:
- a CDS encoding Zn-ribbon domain-containing OB-fold protein → MPAEPTAQLLIEHCDHCARWVHPPAGDCPGCGGPLVARRVSGHGTVFTYTVNYHPYHPDVPTPYVIAIVELSEQGGLRVAANIIDCEPDSVACGMPVEIRAEKGSGGAPLFAPI